In a genomic window of Gloeocapsopsis dulcis:
- a CDS encoding acyl carrier protein — protein sequence MIVEEVKQKAQDVILALLPDTNYEVPLLDDSDIFTLGLDSINAMALIFNLQDTFDIKFETSEINFDNFRTFTDIVDLITRKKEKT from the coding sequence ATGATTGTAGAAGAAGTAAAGCAAAAAGCTCAAGATGTAATTTTAGCACTTTTACCAGATACTAACTACGAAGTTCCACTATTGGATGACAGTGATATTTTTACTCTAGGATTGGACTCTATTAATGCAATGGCACTTATTTTCAATTTGCAAGATACCTTTGATATTAAATTTGAAACAAGTGAAATTAACTTTGACAATTTTCGGACATTTACAGATATTGTTGATTTGATAACGAGGAAAAAAGAAAAGACCTAA
- a CDS encoding alpha/beta fold hydrolase — MNITSSVGLSGKNQASSHVGIIPDNQSQTETAQQLLWQSIRTVIGLQNQAPPLQPVSHRSSLPLSFPQERLWLIEHLKSGSSAYNIPFAFRITGSLKVSALEKSLNAVIRSHEILRTNFALVEGRAVQVIVPTLSLSIPVVNLQQLPKPEQEIQLMKQATAEAKQPFNLSCGPLLRAVLLHLDTDEYVLLLTIHHIVFDGWSEGILFRQLAAFYRAFSTSKPAPPLELSIQYADFAVWQRQWLQGEFLEVLLSYWKRQLDGKSQLQLPTDRPRLLVPTHHSSYQKLLLPQELTAALKALSRQHGVTLFTTLLAAFKLLVHCYTQQDDLSVCSPTANRNCKELKELIGYFVNLLILRSDLSGDPSFCELLGRVHQVVTGAYAYQDLPVQQLVSCVDSAQTSLFQVMFVLQNTPRQSLELPGLAVSSLDIDSGTDADFDLFLSMVEESGTLSGVLKYNTDLFDKATIIQMLKHFQSLLENIVANPGQSLSLLLPISETERQQLLDKQMNCHAVLDPKRLRTEQERSYIAPRNSLEFQLVQIWEQVLGIKLISVNDNFFELGGSSLVALQLFTQIEKVFGKNLPLTTLLQSPTVEQLAASFFSLEKESVSWSSLVPIQSSGSKPPFFCVHGLRGGTLGFRNLANHLGSEQPIYGLEARGLDGKHAPFTQVEQMAAFYIKEIRRIQPNGPYFLGGYSFGGTVAFEMAQQLYKQGQKIALLSLFDTYGPSCFKQLSLLEKLSRHWHNLLRFRHAYVRTLVKKRVLQLSQKIAIKFYQSLGYTLSYKLRKANLEAIHNRVQRNYVPQVYPGRVTLFRAINPLGKDFYYEPDLPTPDDWYNRDPEHGWAKLAAGGLEIHDVPGNHMAIFTEPYVGSLAEKLKACLEQE; from the coding sequence ATGAATATTACGTCATCAGTAGGATTGAGCGGGAAGAATCAAGCAAGTTCTCATGTAGGAATAATTCCCGATAATCAATCTCAGACAGAAACAGCACAGCAACTACTCTGGCAATCCATAAGAACTGTTATTGGATTACAAAATCAGGCTCCGCCTTTGCAGCCAGTTTCGCACCGTAGTAGCCTGCCGCTGTCTTTTCCCCAAGAACGGCTATGGTTAATTGAGCATTTAAAATCTGGCAGTTCTGCTTACAACATTCCTTTTGCCTTTCGCATCACTGGTTCGCTAAAAGTGTCAGCCCTAGAAAAGAGCTTAAACGCGGTTATAAGATCTCACGAAATCTTGCGAACCAACTTTGCCTTAGTAGAGGGGAGGGCTGTTCAGGTTATTGTCCCTACTCTGAGCTTGAGCATACCAGTGGTGAATTTGCAGCAGTTACCTAAGCCAGAGCAGGAAATTCAGCTAATGAAGCAAGCCACGGCGGAAGCCAAGCAACCCTTCAACCTGAGCTGCGGACCACTATTGAGAGCTGTTTTACTCCACCTGGATACAGACGAATATGTATTACTCCTGACTATCCACCATATTGTTTTTGACGGCTGGTCTGAAGGCATATTATTTCGTCAGTTAGCCGCATTCTACAGGGCTTTTTCTACTAGTAAACCCGCACCACCTCTTGAACTATCAATTCAGTACGCTGATTTTGCTGTCTGGCAGCGGCAGTGGCTGCAGGGTGAGTTCTTAGAAGTGCTTCTTTCTTACTGGAAGCGCCAGCTAGATGGCAAATCCCAGCTACAACTACCCACTGATCGTCCTCGACTATTAGTTCCAACTCACCATAGCTCTTACCAAAAGCTATTACTACCCCAGGAATTGACGGCAGCACTTAAGGCACTGAGCCGTCAGCACGGAGTTACACTGTTCACCACATTACTAGCAGCCTTCAAGCTACTAGTGCACTGCTATACGCAGCAGGATGACCTGTCAGTGTGTAGTCCAACTGCCAATCGCAATTGTAAAGAACTCAAGGAACTCATTGGTTACTTTGTAAATTTGTTGATTTTGCGGAGCGATCTGTCTGGCGATCCTAGTTTTTGTGAGTTACTAGGTCGGGTGCATCAGGTGGTAACTGGAGCTTATGCCTACCAGGATTTGCCAGTGCAGCAGCTGGTGAGTTGCGTTGATTCAGCCCAAACATCACTATTTCAGGTAATGTTTGTTCTCCAGAATACTCCTAGGCAAAGTTTGGAACTGCCTGGCTTAGCTGTGAGTTCGCTGGATATTGACAGTGGTACAGATGCTGATTTTGATTTGTTTTTGTCAATGGTGGAGGAATCAGGAACATTAAGTGGGGTATTAAAGTACAACACCGACCTGTTTGACAAGGCAACGATTATCCAAATGCTGAAACACTTTCAGTCCTTATTGGAGAATATTGTTGCCAATCCAGGGCAATCCCTCTCATTGCTATTGCCGATAAGTGAGACTGAACGACAGCAGTTGTTGGACAAACAAATGAATTGTCACGCAGTGCTAGACCCTAAGCGGTTAAGGACTGAGCAGGAAAGATCTTACATAGCACCTCGGAATTCCTTAGAATTCCAGTTAGTACAAATTTGGGAACAGGTATTAGGAATCAAACTTATTAGTGTGAACGATAATTTCTTTGAGCTGGGAGGAAGCTCGCTGGTAGCTCTGCAACTGTTCACTCAAATTGAGAAGGTGTTTGGCAAAAATCTACCTCTAACTACTCTACTACAATCACCGACGGTGGAGCAGCTGGCTGCTAGCTTTTTTAGCTTGGAAAAAGAGTCAGTATCTTGGTCCTCGCTAGTACCAATTCAATCTAGTGGTTCCAAACCGCCTTTCTTTTGCGTACATGGATTAAGGGGAGGGACTCTCGGCTTTAGGAATTTAGCAAATCATTTGGGTTCTGAGCAGCCTATTTATGGGCTAGAAGCACGTGGGCTAGATGGCAAACACGCTCCCTTTACTCAGGTTGAACAGATGGCAGCTTTCTACATCAAAGAGATTCGCCGCATCCAACCAAACGGACCTTACTTTCTGGGAGGTTATTCTTTTGGGGGAACAGTAGCCTTCGAGATGGCACAGCAGCTTTACAAGCAAGGGCAAAAAATTGCTTTACTGAGTTTGTTTGATACATACGGTCCAAGTTGTTTTAAGCAATTGTCATTGCTAGAGAAGCTTTCTCGTCACTGGCATAACCTTTTACGATTCAGGCATGCCTATGTCCGCACACTCGTAAAAAAGCGTGTCCTGCAGTTAAGCCAAAAGATTGCCATCAAGTTTTACCAGAGTCTAGGTTATACCTTGTCTTACAAACTCCGAAAAGCAAATCTTGAAGCGATCCACAATCGAGTTCAAAGGAATTATGTACCTCAAGTCTATCCAGGTCGAGTTACCCTATTCCGCGCTATCAACCCACTTGGAAAAGATTTTTACTATGAGCCAGATCTACCTACACCTGATGACTGGTACAACCGAGATCCCGAACATGGCTGGGCTAAGCTGGCTGCTGGTGGATTAGAAATCCATGATGTTCCTGGCAATCATATGGCTATATTTACGGAACCCTACGTAGGAAGCCTAGCCGAAAAATTAAAAGCTTGCTTAGAGCAGGAGTAA
- a CDS encoding peptidylprolyl isomerase — translation MQTGSKDQVDGLLALLSRYQLMPQLVRHLMIDQAIADIPCTQEEHLAAIEAFEAQQQITSTTREACLKQQGMSLAQMHELAVRPVLLEKHKTTVWGPKVDNYFLTRKAHLDQVVYSLIRTKDMGVAQEIYFRILEGEQSFAKLAREHSQGAEAKTSGLLGPVPLSQPHPAISKLLSVSQPGQLWAPRPLAEWVVIIRLEKLMPARLDKSMRRRLQDELFETWLAQKIQQVELTQFVRASLRDCAQRSAGGDRNSIDFLCKSNSPSPQAEVWG, via the coding sequence ATGCAAACTGGTAGTAAAGATCAAGTAGATGGGCTGTTAGCTTTATTGAGCCGTTATCAACTGATGCCGCAATTAGTGCGCCACCTGATGATTGACCAAGCGATCGCAGATATACCTTGCACGCAGGAGGAACACCTTGCTGCGATTGAAGCGTTTGAAGCCCAACAGCAAATTACGTCAACAACACGGGAAGCATGCCTCAAGCAACAAGGCATGAGCTTAGCGCAAATGCATGAGCTAGCAGTGCGACCTGTATTACTAGAAAAGCATAAAACAACCGTTTGGGGACCCAAGGTTGATAATTATTTCTTAACCCGCAAAGCACATCTAGATCAGGTAGTATATTCTCTGATCCGGACTAAAGATATGGGGGTAGCCCAAGAAATTTACTTTCGGATCTTAGAAGGAGAACAATCGTTTGCCAAGTTAGCCCGCGAACACTCGCAAGGTGCAGAAGCTAAAACAAGCGGGTTGTTAGGACCAGTGCCATTGTCACAACCGCATCCTGCAATTAGTAAACTGTTGTCTGTCAGCCAACCAGGGCAACTTTGGGCACCGCGACCTTTAGCTGAATGGGTGGTAATTATTCGTCTGGAGAAGTTAATGCCCGCACGACTTGATAAATCAATGCGCCGTCGCTTGCAAGATGAGTTGTTTGAAACTTGGCTTGCTCAAAAAATACAGCAAGTTGAGCTGACGCAATTCGTTAGAGCAAGTTTACGCGATTGTGCACAGCGCAGCGCTGGAGGCGATCGCAACTCAATAGACTTTTTATGTAAATCAAATTCCCCAAGCCCACAGGCTGAAGTTTGGGGCTAG
- a CDS encoding glycosyltransferase family 4 protein, with amino-acid sequence MRILFLHTNFPAQYRHVAQVLASKPNNQVVFGTKNQDVTLPGVYKAIFEPSRNPHPSTHHYVRPLESAVLHGQAVYKIAEQLKAQKFIPDVICGHSGWGPTLFVKDAFPNTPLICYFEWFYHARGSDADFDPTDPLNVDDIARIRIKNAPILIDLYSCDRGLSPTYWQRAQFPPEFHSKISVLHDGVDTEYFKPSGAKLVLPNLDLSGVDELVTYVARGMEPYRGFPQFIEAIAYIQERRPNCHVVIVGSERVCYGKSLPDGTSYKEFMLKKVSLDLSRVHFTGSLPYNQYLQVIQASSVHVYLTRPFVLSWSMIEAMSTGCLVVGSNTAPVAEVIQDGENGLLVDFFAPQQIADRVDEVLDHPTRMAELRAKARETVLERYALADLLPKHLEMIESVAG; translated from the coding sequence ATGCGAATTCTATTTCTTCATACAAACTTTCCTGCGCAATATCGCCATGTTGCGCAGGTGCTTGCTAGCAAGCCAAATAACCAAGTTGTTTTTGGCACTAAAAATCAAGACGTTACACTACCAGGTGTTTACAAAGCTATTTTTGAGCCGAGTCGGAACCCACATCCATCAACACATCATTATGTTAGACCCCTAGAAAGTGCAGTATTGCACGGACAAGCTGTATATAAGATAGCTGAACAATTAAAAGCACAAAAATTTATTCCTGATGTTATTTGTGGACATTCAGGTTGGGGTCCGACATTATTTGTTAAAGATGCATTTCCGAATACACCACTGATTTGTTATTTTGAATGGTTTTATCACGCACGTGGATCGGATGCAGATTTTGATCCTACAGATCCTTTAAACGTTGATGACATAGCGCGGATTCGGATTAAGAATGCACCGATTTTAATTGATTTGTACAGTTGCGATCGCGGTTTATCTCCTACATATTGGCAACGCGCCCAGTTTCCTCCAGAATTTCATAGCAAGATTTCTGTGCTGCATGATGGAGTCGATACTGAATACTTTAAGCCGTCAGGCGCAAAGCTAGTTTTACCGAATTTAGATTTATCGGGAGTTGATGAACTCGTAACGTATGTTGCGCGCGGGATGGAACCGTATCGAGGTTTCCCGCAGTTTATTGAAGCGATCGCCTATATTCAAGAACGCCGCCCCAATTGTCATGTTGTTATCGTAGGTTCTGAGCGCGTTTGCTACGGTAAATCTTTACCCGATGGCACGTCTTACAAAGAGTTTATGCTTAAAAAAGTCTCCCTCGATTTATCGCGGGTGCATTTTACTGGCTCGTTACCCTACAATCAGTATCTTCAAGTTATTCAAGCTTCCTCGGTTCATGTTTATTTAACTCGACCGTTTGTTTTATCTTGGTCAATGATTGAGGCGATGTCTACGGGGTGCTTGGTAGTGGGTTCTAATACTGCACCTGTGGCGGAAGTGATTCAAGATGGTGAAAATGGGTTGCTTGTTGATTTCTTTGCGCCACAGCAAATTGCAGATCGCGTTGATGAAGTGTTGGATCATCCTACACGCATGGCAGAACTTCGTGCTAAGGCAAGGGAAACGGTGTTAGAACGTTATGCTTTGGCAGATTTGTTGCCGAAACATCTTGAAATGATTGAAAGTGTTGCTGGATAG
- a CDS encoding class I adenylate-forming enzyme family protein has translation MLAQALATTVKKHPEKTAVVYNNLRISYAELYSNARGLCEGLNSIGIDQGDCIAVILPNCPEFIISFYAAARLKAIILPLNHLFKEDEIYYYINDSNVCVIITDTKQLDVCRRIIKTTGKKIKLIIIDGVQESIINFYDLILQVPEVPANEENCLPFEENLLYQYSSGSTGKPKKICRTQKNLFHEVNNFTATVGLTSADNILCVVPLYHAYGLGTCLLAAVYNGATLVMLEQFLQNGTPTELPFMFRCSRVLELMVKEQITICPAVPYVFEALVQAPVDARVDLSTLRLCISAGNFLPKSVFDKFLQKFNVPVRQLYGCTEAGSIAINLDNQLEKTYNSVGFPMKNVSLKIVDDEGKELPVDVSGEVVIASQALASGYHNTSKLSQQAFKEGWFLTGDLGKKDKFGRLYITGRKKILIDTGGRKVNPLEIEDVLMTHPEVKEVVVIGVKDPNAREVIKAVIVKNDLGNCEEQDIISYCKERFAEFKIPRIIEFRNKIPRNSLGKVLRKDLV, from the coding sequence ATGTTAGCACAAGCTTTAGCTACCACTGTCAAAAAGCATCCTGAAAAAACTGCTGTCGTCTATAATAATTTGAGAATTAGCTATGCGGAGCTTTATTCTAATGCCAGAGGTTTATGTGAAGGTTTAAATTCAATTGGTATCGATCAAGGTGACTGTATTGCAGTCATTCTGCCGAACTGTCCTGAATTTATTATTAGCTTTTATGCTGCTGCTAGACTAAAAGCTATTATTTTACCACTCAATCACCTCTTTAAAGAAGATGAAATCTACTACTATATTAACGACAGTAATGTTTGTGTAATTATTACTGATACTAAGCAACTAGATGTCTGCCGTAGAATAATTAAAACAACAGGTAAGAAAATAAAGCTAATTATTATTGATGGTGTTCAGGAGTCGATAATAAATTTCTATGACCTAATTCTACAAGTCCCAGAAGTACCGGCAAATGAAGAGAATTGTCTACCTTTTGAAGAGAATTTACTTTATCAATATTCATCAGGTTCGACTGGTAAACCGAAAAAAATATGTAGGACTCAAAAGAACTTATTCCACGAAGTTAATAACTTCACAGCAACAGTTGGTCTAACCTCAGCAGATAATATTCTATGTGTAGTACCTCTGTATCACGCCTATGGTTTAGGTACGTGTCTATTAGCTGCCGTCTATAACGGCGCTACTTTGGTCATGTTAGAGCAGTTTTTACAAAATGGCACTCCGACTGAACTACCATTTATGTTTAGATGTTCAAGAGTTCTAGAACTGATGGTAAAAGAGCAAATTACTATTTGCCCTGCTGTACCTTATGTTTTTGAAGCTTTAGTGCAAGCACCTGTGGACGCTCGCGTAGATTTATCGACTTTGAGATTATGCATTTCTGCAGGTAATTTTCTACCAAAAAGTGTTTTTGATAAGTTTCTCCAGAAGTTCAATGTTCCAGTTAGACAATTGTACGGTTGTACAGAAGCAGGCTCTATTGCAATAAATTTAGACAATCAACTAGAAAAGACCTATAATTCAGTAGGTTTTCCCATGAAAAATGTAAGCCTAAAGATTGTTGATGATGAGGGCAAAGAACTACCTGTTGACGTGAGTGGCGAGGTAGTAATTGCAAGCCAAGCACTTGCTAGTGGTTATCATAATACATCAAAACTAAGCCAACAGGCATTTAAGGAAGGTTGGTTTTTAACTGGTGATTTAGGAAAAAAAGACAAGTTTGGTCGTTTGTATATCACTGGTAGAAAAAAAATATTGATTGATACAGGAGGTCGCAAGGTTAATCCTCTAGAAATTGAGGATGTTCTCATGACTCATCCTGAAGTAAAAGAAGTAGTTGTTATTGGAGTCAAAGATCCAAATGCTAGAGAAGTTATTAAAGCCGTTATTGTAAAGAATGACTTAGGTAATTGTGAAGAGCAAGACATTATATCTTACTGTAAAGAACGTTTTGCTGAGTTTAAAATTCCAAGAATTATTGAATTTCGTAACAAAATCCCCAGAAATTCTTTAGGTAAAGTTTTAAGAAAAGATTTGGTTTAG
- a CDS encoding type I secretion system permease/ATPase — MTQSIPLTPIQDFLAQTFPFDQLSTEATEALTAKCQLMRYRVGQSIFVREKMPAHIAILYQGQARLLGYDQRTRTPVSLELLGSGRILGASSLVRGIPCETAIASSEVICITIASQDFLDLLNSEPSLEQAFLHSSSLSEVFELLSVELQRSANETPKLKELATAAWQDAIVRNIPKGKLDLAQLDSQRIWLVSSGSISDFPVGSRLPVDGSSRIIRVEKARLLGLHIREQINIPVDAIPPSATHEVTNFSIPPVEIPYAPEHPPEAPPDPYAAKPKYPIVRGRGTIEAPLACFQMLSQYLGLAFRKDLIRKVLENQFKSAGNISLQACGAITEMMGLRAQLVQVAATAINRLKAPALIRYADSFAVIYSITEKELVIAIPESGILRKSPQGFAEIWGKEGQVLLLQAPSHQVKEKFSLRWFLPSISRYRKVLTEVLIASLFVQLFGLANPLITQVIIDKVLVQRSIDTLDVLGIFLLGVAVFEALLTSVRTYLFVDTTNRIDLSLGSEVIDHLLRLPLKYFDRRRIGELAGRINELENIRQFLTGTALTVVLDAVFSVIYVAVMLFYSWLLTLVTLVTIPLFALLTIFVSPIVRRQLHKKAEKYADTQSYLVEVLSGIQTVKAQNIELKSRWQWQERYAKYISAGFNNVLTFSTASSISGFLNKFTGLLLLWVGAHLVLANQLTLGQLIAFRIIAGYVTSPLLRLIQLWQNFQETALSIERLSDVLDAPQEVDETNRNNIPMPEIKGDVHYDELSFGFNSNGPLQLINVNLEISAGSFVGVVGQSGSGKSTLAKLLQRLYEPTSGRIQIDRYDISKVELYSLRRQIGVVLQDTLLFNGTVQENIALTNPEASSDEVIAAAKIAVAHDFIMSLPQGYNTIVGERGSSLSGGQRQRIAIARTVLQNPKLLILDEATSALDYNSERQVCNNLSEAFQGKTVFFITHRLSTVRNADTIVVMDQGSIVEQGTHQELMALKGRYYCLYQQQESQL, encoded by the coding sequence ATGACTCAAAGCATACCTTTAACCCCAATTCAAGATTTTTTGGCACAAACTTTCCCGTTTGACCAACTATCAACAGAAGCAACAGAAGCGCTCACTGCCAAATGCCAACTGATGCGCTATCGCGTCGGGCAATCAATTTTTGTTAGAGAAAAAATGCCTGCACACATAGCCATACTTTATCAAGGACAGGCGCGGTTGTTAGGTTATGACCAGCGGACACGTACCCCTGTAAGTTTGGAATTGCTAGGTTCAGGGAGAATTCTTGGAGCAAGTTCCTTAGTGCGAGGAATCCCGTGCGAAACGGCGATCGCCTCTAGCGAGGTGATTTGTATTACGATAGCATCTCAAGATTTCTTAGACTTGCTCAATTCTGAACCATCGCTAGAACAAGCTTTTCTACATAGTAGTAGCCTAAGCGAAGTTTTTGAGTTACTCAGTGTAGAACTTCAACGTAGTGCCAACGAAACTCCCAAACTAAAAGAGTTAGCAACTGCAGCTTGGCAAGATGCCATTGTCCGCAACATTCCTAAAGGAAAACTCGATCTAGCACAACTTGATTCGCAGCGCATATGGCTAGTCAGTAGTGGTTCAATTTCCGACTTTCCCGTCGGCAGCCGTTTACCTGTTGATGGTTCCTCTCGAATTATTCGTGTTGAGAAAGCACGTTTATTAGGACTCCATATCCGCGAGCAAATCAACATTCCAGTTGATGCAATTCCGCCTAGTGCTACCCATGAAGTTACTAATTTTAGTATACCTCCTGTAGAAATTCCTTATGCGCCCGAACACCCACCCGAAGCACCACCTGATCCTTACGCCGCCAAACCGAAATATCCCATAGTACGCGGTCGAGGGACAATTGAAGCCCCACTAGCGTGCTTTCAGATGTTGAGTCAGTACTTAGGACTTGCATTTCGCAAAGATTTAATTCGCAAAGTTTTAGAAAATCAATTCAAAAGCGCAGGAAATATTTCGCTCCAAGCGTGTGGGGCGATCACGGAAATGATGGGTTTACGCGCCCAGTTGGTGCAAGTTGCTGCAACAGCGATCAATCGCCTCAAAGCTCCTGCACTGATTCGCTACGCCGATAGTTTTGCTGTTATTTATAGCATTACTGAAAAAGAATTGGTTATCGCAATTCCTGAAAGTGGAATTTTGCGAAAAAGTCCTCAAGGTTTTGCGGAAATTTGGGGAAAAGAAGGTCAGGTACTGCTACTTCAAGCCCCTAGTCATCAAGTTAAAGAAAAGTTTAGCTTACGCTGGTTTCTACCATCAATTTCTCGCTATCGCAAAGTTTTAACTGAAGTTTTAATTGCTTCACTTTTCGTCCAGCTTTTTGGCTTAGCAAATCCACTGATCACTCAAGTTATTATTGATAAAGTTTTAGTTCAACGCAGCATTGATACTTTAGATGTTTTAGGAATATTTTTGCTCGGGGTTGCGGTATTTGAGGCATTATTAACCAGCGTTAGAACTTACTTATTTGTTGATACAACAAACCGTATTGATCTCAGCTTGGGTTCCGAAGTCATCGATCACCTACTACGTCTACCACTCAAATACTTTGATCGCCGCCGAATTGGAGAACTTGCAGGACGAATTAACGAACTTGAAAATATTCGGCAATTTTTAACAGGTACAGCATTAACAGTTGTATTAGATGCGGTATTTTCGGTAATTTATGTTGCTGTCATGCTGTTTTATAGCTGGCTGCTTACTCTCGTTACTTTAGTCACAATACCGTTATTTGCCCTACTAACAATTTTTGTGTCGCCAATTGTTCGACGACAACTTCACAAAAAAGCTGAGAAATATGCTGATACACAGTCTTATTTAGTTGAAGTGTTGTCAGGGATTCAAACAGTAAAAGCGCAAAACATTGAATTAAAATCGCGTTGGCAGTGGCAAGAACGCTATGCAAAATATATTAGTGCAGGTTTTAATAATGTTCTGACCTTTAGTACCGCAAGTTCAATCAGCGGCTTTTTGAATAAATTTACAGGCTTACTTTTATTGTGGGTAGGCGCACACCTTGTTCTCGCAAATCAACTGACATTAGGACAATTAATCGCATTTCGGATTATTGCAGGTTACGTTACAAGCCCTTTATTAAGACTGATTCAACTCTGGCAAAACTTCCAAGAAACCGCATTGTCCATTGAACGACTCAGTGATGTTTTAGACGCACCACAAGAAGTTGATGAAACCAATCGGAATAATATTCCTATGCCTGAGATTAAAGGCGATGTACATTACGATGAATTATCGTTCGGATTTAATAGTAACGGTCCGCTGCAATTAATTAATGTCAATCTAGAAATTTCTGCAGGTTCTTTTGTAGGAGTTGTTGGACAAAGCGGTTCGGGTAAAAGTACTTTAGCTAAGTTATTACAGCGGTTATATGAACCGACTTCCGGTAGAATTCAGATTGACCGCTACGACATTAGTAAAGTTGAACTTTATTCGCTGCGTCGGCAAATTGGAGTAGTTTTACAAGATACCTTGCTATTTAATGGCACAGTTCAGGAAAACATTGCCTTAACAAATCCTGAAGCAAGTTCTGATGAAGTTATTGCTGCTGCTAAAATTGCAGTGGCTCATGATTTTATTATGTCTTTACCACAAGGATATAACACCATCGTTGGCGAACGAGGTTCTTCACTATCCGGCGGACAACGACAAAGAATCGCGATCGCCCGTACGGTTCTGCAAAATCCAAAACTCCTGATCTTAGACGAAGCAACGAGTGCTCTAGACTACAATTCTGAGCGTCAAGTATGCAACAACTTAAGCGAAGCATTTCAAGGTAAAACGGTTTTCTTTATTACGCACCGCCTTTCTACGGTGAGAAACGCAGATACAATCGTCGTGATGGATCAAGGTTCGATTGTTGAGCAAGGAACCCATCAAGAATTAATGGCACTTAAAGGACGGTACTACTGTCTTTATCAACAACAGGAGTCGCAGCTATGA
- a CDS encoding HlyD family efflux transporter periplasmic adaptor subunit — protein MRSESIEQPVILEQPAIWSRVVVWLLVSVTTSAFIWASLAKIEQAVPATGKLEPQGSTKEIKAPTGGVVREIYVNDGQLVKKGELLVRFDPTAPQADVRSLVQLKASLLRENQFYTTAGNNLDASSDLSELTRLRTALVAENDFLKAQVNGLNPNKPIAGEFDANQQQLLTSARAEYRSRVADAHLRIQELEKQLGQTRSQLETAKKVTAINQGILDKITLVAQQGGLSQVQYQRQQQEVLTRQSEVDRLDGEQQRLSIQIAQAKEQLQNTVALTAKDVLTKIADNQKKVAEIDTQLGRNRIENEKKIAEIDGELSKANLNLQYQELRSPVDGIIFDLQAKSQGFVANSAEPILKIVPNENLVASVYLTNKDIGFVYPGMETDVKIESFPESEFGSIKGKLVWVGSDALPPTQERPYYAFPAKIQLERQALTVNGREVALQSGMGVNSSIKVRKRTVLSMFMNMFDKKIKSLETVR, from the coding sequence ATGAGATCAGAATCTATCGAACAACCCGTTATTCTAGAGCAACCCGCAATTTGGTCAAGAGTTGTCGTGTGGTTACTCGTTTCGGTGACGACTTCGGCATTTATTTGGGCATCACTTGCCAAAATAGAACAAGCAGTACCAGCAACCGGAAAACTCGAACCGCAAGGCTCAACAAAAGAAATTAAAGCGCCCACTGGCGGTGTTGTCCGTGAAATTTATGTCAATGATGGGCAATTAGTTAAAAAAGGAGAATTGTTAGTTAGATTTGATCCTACTGCCCCACAAGCAGATGTGCGATCGCTCGTTCAATTAAAAGCTTCCTTATTACGAGAAAATCAATTCTATACAACAGCAGGTAATAACTTAGATGCTTCATCAGACTTATCTGAATTAACTCGGTTACGTACAGCTTTAGTTGCAGAAAACGACTTTTTAAAAGCACAAGTTAATGGACTCAATCCTAACAAGCCCATTGCAGGTGAATTTGATGCAAATCAACAACAATTGCTCACAAGTGCGCGAGCAGAATATCGCTCACGCGTAGCAGATGCCCATCTCCGCATCCAAGAACTAGAAAAACAACTCGGTCAAACGCGATCGCAGTTAGAAACTGCTAAAAAAGTCACTGCAATCAACCAAGGAATACTTGACAAAATTACACTTGTTGCCCAACAAGGTGGATTATCACAAGTACAATATCAACGGCAACAGCAAGAAGTTTTAACACGCCAATCCGAAGTAGATCGCTTAGATGGCGAACAACAACGACTATCAATTCAAATTGCTCAAGCAAAAGAACAGTTACAAAACACAGTTGCTCTCACAGCAAAAGATGTTTTAACTAAAATTGCAGATAATCAGAAAAAAGTTGCTGAGATTGATACTCAACTTGGGCGAAATAGAATAGAAAACGAGAAGAAAATTGCTGAGATTGATGGAGAATTAAGTAAAGCTAACCTTAATTTACAATATCAAGAATTACGTTCTCCTGTTGATGGAATTATCTTTGATTTACAAGCTAAATCGCAAGGTTTTGTAGCTAATTCTGCTGAACCAATACTGAAGATTGTTCCCAACGAAAATTTAGTCGCTTCGGTATATCTAACAAATAAAGATATTGGTTTTGTGTATCCAGGTATGGAAACTGATGTCAAAATCGAATCTTTCCCAGAGTCCGAATTTGGTAGCATTAAAGGCAAACTAGTCTGGGTTGGTTCAGATGCTTTACCGCCAACGCAAGAACGCCCTTATTACGCTTTTCCTGCAAAAATTCAACTCGAACGCCAAGCTTTAACTGTTAATGGTAGAGAAGTAGCATTACAATCTGGTATGGGTGTAAATAGCAGTATAAAAGTGCGTAAAAGAACAGTTTTAAGTATGTTTATGAATATGTTTGATAAGAAGATTAAGAGTTTAGAAACGGTTAGATAA